One Gossypium arboreum isolate Shixiya-1 chromosome 13, ASM2569848v2, whole genome shotgun sequence genomic window, GATCAACATCGCCGGCGCTCCGGCTTGGACGGCTTTGTGCCTCGTTTGCTTCACTAAGCACAAGGCGAAGAGAGCCCGAACGCCGATTCTCAGCGCGCGAGGATAAGAGTTGAGGTTCCTTAATATGTCCACGACGCCTTCGAAGATCTCATCCGCATTGCATATCTGAGCTCGAAGATCCGGCGATCTCGTGCCGGAGAGAACGTTTTCGATGAGTGAAGCCGAGTTAATTCGTACTTCGATTGAGGAATGGAACAACATACGCGACAGGTAGACCACTCTGTTGGGATCCGAACCAATCGACTCGCACTCGGATTCATTGAGTTGAAACATCACTAAAACCGCAAGCGCCTCCACGCTCAACTCCGACGAGCCTGTATCCGAAAACACGATATCTATCAGTACCTCACGTGCGTCATGTGAAGAAATAACGGACCGGTTCTTATCCGAGTCTCTTGCCAGTCCCTTGAGTCGACGCAGAGCCGAGAGACGAGGCTGAAACGGACTGGAAACCGCCGAAGCTTGAGTCAACAAAGCCCGAACCATAACCGGGTCGGCAGGTTGCTTAGGCGTGGGAATCCTCTGTATACCAAAAGCCTGGTTCGCTACACACCAATCTTGAATAAGACGGCGAAGGGTATGGTTAGGAATAAAAGTGAAATCAGAGAGGGGGGCACGAGTGACGGGACAAGTGGTGTTGCCGGTGGCGACCCAGGACTCAATGCTGGAACGGTCGTAGGTTTGGCCGGTGCAGACGGTGACAGGGTCACGCATGAGCTCGAGGGAGATGGGGCACCTGAAATGATAAGGAATTTGGAGACCAACCAAATCTAAAGGCTCAACAATAGTGGTGCCAGGCATATTCGTCTTCTTGGTTGTTCCAGATTATGGGGGGAGGGGGTGTCTGAAGATTCTCTGAGCGGTGGCTGCtggttttggtttgatatgaggaaaaaacgtaaaaataaaaattggggaAGCAGGGGAGAGACAAGAAGGCAATAACAGCTAAGGGCAGGGAATGGTGGGGACTTGTGAGAGGGGGTCGGGTCCTTTCGTCTCTTATCTTATCTTATCTGACTATGGGCCACACGTGTAGCCATTTATAAGTGTGGACTCTATAGGAGTAGTGCCAAGGGTTTTGGTCAAACCATTTTATGTACGACTTGTTTTCTCTTGGGTCCCACCTTTTTACATCACCAAATACTGCATTAttaattattctgatttatttgttttaataaattatatattttaattacatctattaatattattaattaatttaaataacttaatttaatacatatatttttagttttaaatgttattttaaaaaattaaaaatgtttaagATAAAAAAAGGTTAAAAGTTAGATCTAAAGTATCAAATCTCACCAATTAGTATGAGCTATACGTATAAGTACAAGTTGATATTGTTTGAAAAGGGTCGAAACACATAAATCTATACGCATCGAAATTTTAACCGAAACGAAATCTAAAGCACTTGGTGGGGATTAAGGATTGAAACAATACATATTGATTACCGACTACCATGATTTAACTCTTATTTAGGAGTTTGATTCAACTTAATTATGGAGTTATTAGAGGTTTAGTATAATTACCAAATACAAGTGGGTCTAAAACTTGATAATAATGTTTAATAGAAGAATACGAAATATTTAATTTAGGTTAGTTCTATAGATGAAATATTAGTTTAATAGTAAGTTGAGGTTTTGTGAACTTTGAGTTTTCATGTTCAAGTTTTATCTTATATAAGTTATATGGGaattttttatctaaattttATCTCGATTAAGTCCTACCATACATACGTGAATCTTATTCAAACATATTTCTATAATCAATTTGATCGATGCCAATCGAGTTAAGATTTAATCgacaattttgattttttttaaatctacATCAATTGATTAACCGAAATCTTTTAATGGTATTTAATTATTTCAACTAACCAaggtatattaaattaaagtaattaaattaattataatagaGAAATAAATTCAAAAATCGTAATTTTTTACTAATTCAAGTTATATCAAGTTTTGATTAGCCCATGTATATGATGAAATGATTAGATATTTTTAGCTTATAGATTTCTAGGTGCTGTGCTTGCTTTTATGTACATGCTTTGAAGACTAAATTATGTTAGGGCTAGCTTTACAGCTTGGCTGGTTGTCAAAATCTTGTGAATCAATTTTttcatatataataacaaataatTATCCAATTTATGtttattaaattgatttttatctttAAATGATTAATCTTACTTTTATAATTTTGGATATCATAttaaatatttgaaaaaataaaataaaattaaagttcaAATTATTTTTTAGTTTCTATATTAGGTATAGTCTACGGATTTAGTGTTTATATTCTAATTCTATCATTTTTagtcaatatatttttaaattttaaaatttaaaattttaattttgactcAAATAATAATTATTAGATTTTATCGTTTTAAACTATTATGTGACaaatatattatcacatatgttatGTACTGTTATGTAATGTAATGTTAATTTGCTATTCTCGCATAATACTCAAAAAAAAGTCACATTATTCGTGTTAGTAGGTTTAATGGCTACCATTTTGAGTCAcgattgaattaaattttaaaaaagatatagactaaaaataattaaattagaaaataaagATTAAATCCACGTATAATACAAATAAATGACATAatttaaattaatgaatt contains:
- the LOC108485374 gene encoding U-box domain-containing protein 26-like, with amino-acid sequence MPGTTIVEPLDLVGLQIPYHFRCPISLELMRDPVTVCTGQTYDRSSIESWVATGNTTCPVTRAPLSDFTFIPNHTLRRLIQDWCVANQAFGIQRIPTPKQPADPVMVRALLTQASAVSSPFQPRLSALRRLKGLARDSDKNRSVISSHDAREVLIDIVFSDTGSSELSVEALAVLVMFQLNESECESIGSDPNRVVYLSRMLFHSSIEVRINSASLIENVLSGTRSPDLRAQICNADEIFEGVVDILRNLNSYPRALRIGVRALFALCLVKQTRHKAVQAGAPAMLIDRLADLDKCEAERALATIELLCRIPSGCLAFAAHALTVPLLVKTILKISDRATEYAAGALMALCSESEGSQREAVSAGVLTQLLLLVQSDCTERAKRKAQMLLKLLRDSWPEDSIGNSDDFACSEIVPF